A part of Salmo salar unplaced genomic scaffold, Ssal_v3.1, whole genome shotgun sequence genomic DNA contains:
- the LOC123732463 gene encoding calcium-activated potassium channel subunit beta-4-like, translating into MAKMRVSYEYSEAEDKSIRLGLFLIVCGILSLFILGFCWLSPTLQSMQSKPANCTVVSVLRPEEMFECVFTCGSDCKGTSLYPCLQIFVNNSQSNSVALLHFDEQQLVLNPKVND; encoded by the coding sequence ATGGCGAAAATGAGGGTGTCATACGAGTACTCGGAGGCGGAGGATAAGAGTATCCGACTAGGACTGTTCCTCATCGTCTGTGGCATCCTGTCCCTCTTTATCCTCGGGTTCTGCTGGCTCAGTCCAACTCTACAGAGCATGCAGAGCAAACCGGCCAACTGCACGGTGGTGTCCGTGCTCAGACCGGAGGAGATGTTCGAGTGCGTGTTCACGTGCGGGTCGGACTGCAAGGGGACCTCGCTGTATCCGTGTCTGCAGATATTCGTCAATAATTCCCAGTCGAACTCCGTGGCTCTGCTGCACTTTGATGAACAGCAACTGGTGCTGAACCCAAAGGTAAATGACTAA